The stretch of DNA AGCCAAAATTTCAAGCAAATGTCTTGTTTGACTACGCAGTTCCTAGCACAAACAAACTTGCATTTACAACAAATTTCCACTACACAGGCAAACGCTACATCGACAATGCCAACGCTCATAGCGTAAATGGCTATTTCACAACAGATGTTGGAGCTAGATACACTACAAAAGCTTGGCTAGGCAAAGAGACAACTATAAGATTTGACATAAATAACCTCTTTGATAAAAAATACTGGGCAGGAATGCTTCCATCTGATGTAGATGGAGCGATTGCTGGACGCGGAACTTCGCTTTTCTTAGGACAAAGCAGAACCTTCATGCTTTCAGCTCAAGTTAGATTCTAAAAACCAAAGCCAAATTTATTTTGGCTTTAGGCTCTTTAAATTTGCCTTTTTTATAGGGCAGATTTAAATAACCAAAGGGAAAAAAGATGCAAGGGCTGGTTGATTATCAAGCGATTTTGGAGCGAGTGTTTTCGCCTACTTTACAAAAAGTAAAAGGCAAAGATGGTAGCGTAAACTGGGATGATTACGCAGATATGTATAACGAGATGACTGGCATGGAGGCGGCTTCTACGCTAAATTTGCTCTCAAATTTACCTATCACAAAAGATGATAGCGTGCTTGACGTGGGGTGTGGTCCAGCAAGGCTTAGCGTACCACTTGCAAAGCTGGCAAAGAGCGTAAGTGCGCTAGATCCATTTGCAAAAATGCTTGAATATGCCAAAAAAAATGCAAAAGAGGCTGGAGCGAAAAATATAAATTTCATCCAAAAAGACTGGAGTGATGAGCAGAGTTTAAAGGATCTGCCAAAACACGACATCGTGTTAGCATCACGCTCAGTTGGGCTTTTTGATATAAAAAAGCTTTGCAAATTTGCTAAAAAATATGTCGTGATGACCTCTTTTTTAATGGATTATCCAAGTTTAAAGACATTCTGGCAAGACTTCTTAAAAGGGATAAAAGATGAAAATGAGGCAGGTCTTAGCGATAGGAGATTTGGCTATAACTTTATCTTTAATATCGCTTACGACATGGGAGCAAATCCAAATTTAAAGATAATCGACACCATTTTTGAGAGGGATTTTGCTAGCCTTGAAGAGGCGTTTTCTTATTTTAGATTTGTTGGTGAGATCGCGCCCGAAAAAGAAGAAATCTACAAACGAAACGTAGAAAAGTATCTTACTAAAACAAATGACGGATATAAATTTAAAAGAGAGACAAAGAGTTATCTCATCTGGTGGGACGTACGGGAGATGAAATTTGAGTAGTCAAAAGATCATTTTTGCATTATTTGCACTTCTTTTGCTGGTACTCTTTTTTCATTAGGTATCGGACGCTACGAGATAAGTTACGCTCAAATTTTTGAGTTTATAAGATCAGCCATTTTAAACGAGCAACCAAGCGACGAGCAAGGATATACGGTCTTTACGCTAATTCGTTTGCCAAGGGTGCTTTTTGCCGTCCTTGTTGGTGCAGCGCTTGCTAGCTCTGGAGCTGTCTATCAATGTCTTTTTAAAAACCCTCTAGTCTCGCCTGACATCCTTGGCGTCTCAAGCGGCGCAGCTGTGGGAGCTAGCGTGGCTATCATCTTAAATTTCAACTACATAGGCGTGCAGCTTAGTGCCTTTGGCTGCGGTCTTTTTGCCGTTTTTGCTGTCGTTTTTATAAGCAGCGTTATCGCAAAGGGTAGGCTAAATTTACTCGTGATGGTGCTAACTGGCATCGTCATCTCATCTCTTTTTGGAGCACTTAGCTCGCTCATAAAATTTCTAGCTGATAGCGAAGATAAGCTACCAGAAGTTACTTTTTGGCTGATGGGAAGCCTTGCAAGAAGCGGCGGATATAAAAATTTGGCTCTACTTTTTTGCGTAGTTATGATCTGTCTTGTGCCACTTTTCATGCTTCGCTACAAGCTAAATACGCTTAGTTTTGGCGAAGAAGAGGCTAGGGCGATGGGGCTAAATGTAAAATTTTACAACATCATAATCATCATCGCTTCAACACTTCTAACCGCTACTTGTGTCTCATTTTGCGGTATCGTGGGCTGGGTGGGGCTTGTCATCCCTCACATCATGCGCTTTGTCGTGGGAGCAAATTTCATCACGCTATTTCCAGCTTCACTGCTTGGCGGAGGGCTATTTTTACTGATAGTTGATACCGCTTCACGCAGTCTAATGGCAAGCGAGATCCCACTTGGCGTCATCACTTCGCTAGTTGGCGCGCCTGTTTTTGTCTATCTGCTCTATAAGAGCAAAAAGGGTTTTGCGTGAAATTTGAGATAAAAAATTTAAGCTGTGGCTACGACAAAAAGGTCGTTATAGAAAATTTCAATGCAAATTTACAAGATGGCGACATCTTTTGCCTGCTTGGTAGCAATGGCGTCGGCAAAACGACGACGTTTAAGACGATACTTGGCTTTTTAAAGCCACTTGGGGGAGAAATTTTAATAGACGGCAAAGACGCGCTAAAGATGAGCGAGAAAGAGCGAGCAAGCTTTATAAGCTACGTCCCGCAAGCTCATACACCGCCATTTGCTTTTAGCGTTTTTGACGTGGTGATGATGAGTGCAAATGCAAGGCTTGGTATATTTGAGCGCCCTAGCAAAGAGGATGAGAAGATAGCACTAGATGCGTTAAAGACGCTAAATTTAGAGAGCTTTAAAGGCGGCGAGCGGCAAATGGTGCTGATAGCTAGGGCTTTAGCGCAACGCTCAAAGGTGATGCTACTTGACGAGCCAACAGCAAATTTAGACTTTGGTAATCATTTAAAAGAGATAAAAAAGCTCGCAAAGCAAGGCTACATCATCATCCTCACCTCTCGTCAGCCAGAGCAGGTCTTTTATCTAAACGCAAAAGTTGCGATGCTTGGGCGTGATAAAAACTACATCTACGGCGAGGCTAGCGAGGTGATGAATGGTGAAAATTTAAAGAAAATTTACGGTGTAGATATACGAGTGGTGAAAAATATCATCGATGAACGCGAGCATTTCTCTTGCGTGATGGTGGATTGAAAGGAGAAGATATGTTTAAGAAAATTTTACTTTTGGCTTTTTTGCTTGTTAGTTTGCAAGCAAGAGTGGTACTTGATAGCGACGATAAAAAAGTAGAAGTACCTGATGTGATCGAGCGTGCGACACCTTTGATAGGGGCTTTTGTGCAAGTCTCTGCGATGCTTGGTAACGAGGATCATATAATTAGCGGTGCGCCAAAACTGCCTCCACTTATGTCAAAAATTTTTCCAAATATAAAGAGTAACAACAACAAAAGTGGCATGCTAAGTAGCAGCGTCGAGACTATTATCGCGTCAAAAACGCAAGTTGTTTTTGGGCCAGTTGGCATGATGTTTGATGAAAATAGCAAGGCTCAGCTAGAGAGCGCTGGCATCGCGGTTGTGAAGATAGATAAATTTCAAAGCATCAAAGAGATACAAGATAGCTTTAGCAAGATCGCTGAAATTTGGGGCGAAAAGAGCGTAAAAAGGGCGCGTGAGTTTAATGACTATTTTAACGAGAATATAAAATTTGTAAGCCAAAAACAGCAAATTTAACGCCAAAAAAGAGAGTTTTGGTGCTTAACTATAACTCAGGAAACTTTAACACCATTAGCTCAAAAGATATCGGCGCAGAGTATATTAGCGTGGCTGGTGGTATAAATTTAAGCTCAGAACTAAGCGATGGGGATTTTAAAATTTCAAAATCAATAAATGAAGAGCAAGTCATCATCTTTAACCAAGATATCATCATCACAAATTCACAAAAAAGTGCCGATGCTATCACCAAAAACGCATCATTTGCCAAGCTAAAAGCTGTGCAAAATGGAGAAATTTTTGTAGTGCCAAGTGGCGTTTATCTTTGGAGCGTAAGAAGTGCTGAAGGTGCGTTCTATCCACTTTGGCTGGCTAAGACATTTTACCCAGAGAAATTTAGCGATCTAAATTTAGAGCAAAAAACAAAAGAGTTTTACGAGAGGTTTTATAACTACAAGCTAAGTGATAGCGAGCTAAAAGAAATTTTGCACTCAAAGGGTGAATTTTGATAATAGGACAAAAATAAGGTTATTTATTATATTTAATATATTTATTTAAGTATAAAAGTAAATTTATCTTTATAATATCCTAAAAAAAGTGCTTTTAAAGCTTAAAAACTCAAAAATAAAAATAAACTTCAAATCGGTAGAAATTTTTATATATCTTATAAATTTTTCTACCACTAAATTTATAAAAACTACCTTGAAAAGCCCATTTCATCCTTTTTGATTTTAATATCAGCTCTCATTTCTTAATCTAAAATAAATCTTTATGTTTCTTTTAAGTAAATTTAATGTAATCTTCCATTATTAATTATTTAATTAATATAGTAGTTTTAAAAAATATTAAGAAATAAACTGGCGGTGCGTTTTTAAACGCTAAAAATTTACTAAGATAGGAAGTTATCAATGAGTGAAAAATTTACCAGAAGAGAATTTCTACAAAGTGCCTGTATCAGCGTAGGTGCGCTAGCTACAACGGCTGGTGCGACCAACATTTTTGCTGGCGAGTTGCCAAAAGGCAATGAAAGTGGCTTACCATCTGTTGATGTGCTAATAATCGGCTCTGGTGGTGCTGGACTTCGTGCAGCAACAGCCGTTCGCAAGCAATATCCAAACTCAACCGTCGTTGTCGCTACAAAGATGATGCCATCACGCAACGCAACCTGTATGGCGGAGGGCGGAATAAATGGCGTTACTGACTTTAGTAATGGCGATAGCTTCAAACTTCACGCTTATGACACAGTTAAAGGTGCAGCTTATCTTGCCGATCAAGATGCAGTTGTAAAATTTTGCGAGGCAGCAGGCGCAGTCATCCACGAGCTAGACCACAATGGCATGCTCTTTTCTCGTATAGATAATGGTGACGTGTCCCGTAAAGATAATGGCGATGTTGCTTTTCGCTTTATGGGTGGCGCTAGCAAAAAACGCTGTAACTACGCAGCTGATAAAACTGGTCACATTTTGATGCACGCTTGTCTTGACGACGCTATCACAGCTGGCGTTAAATTTCTAATGGATCATGAGCTGCTTGAGATCGGTCTTGAGGACGGCAAGGTCGAAGGCGTCGTTCTTCGCAACATCCAAGATGGTCAAATTTATCCAGTTCTTTGCAAATCTCTAGTCATCGCAACTGGCGGATACACTAGAATTTTCTATAACCGCACATCAGTTCCATTTATAGCAACTGGTGATGGCATCGCTGCTGCGCTTAAAGCAGGTCTTGGTTTTGAAGACCCTGAGATGCTTCAGTTTCACCCAACTGGCGTTCAAAATGGTGGCACACTAATCACAGAAGCTGCTCGCGGCGAGGGTGGATACTTACTAAACAACAAGGGCGAGCGCTTTATGAAAAACTATCACGAAAAGATGGAGCTAGCTCCTCGTGACGTCGTCGCTCGTGCGATCGAGACAGAAATTCGCGAAGGCAGAGGCTTTGGTGAGGGTATGAGCGCTTACGTGCTTTGTGACGTTCGCCACCTTGGCAAAGATACCATTATGAAAAAGCTTCCAAAAATTCGCCACACAGCTATGCTTTTCCAAAATATCGATCTAATCGAGCAACCAGTGCCTATCCGTCCAACAGCTCACTACTCAATGGGTGGCATAGAGGTAGCTAAATTTGATGATATGAGCACAAAAATTCCTGGAATTTATGTAGGTGGCGAGGCTTCATGCGTATCTATCCACGGTGCAAACCGCCTTGGTGGCAACAGCCTAACTGACGCAGTTGTAACTGGCGATCTAGCTGGCAAAGGTGCTGGTGCTTACGCTCAAAATGCAAAATTTGCAAGCGGCAAAAAGACTTCTGAGCTAGCAAAAATGTGGC from Campylobacter concisus encodes:
- a CDS encoding FecCD family ABC transporter permease; the protein is MFEFIRSAILNEQPSDEQGYTVFTLIRLPRVLFAVLVGAALASSGAVYQCLFKNPLVSPDILGVSSGAAVGASVAIILNFNYIGVQLSAFGCGLFAVFAVVFISSVIAKGRLNLLVMVLTGIVISSLFGALSSLIKFLADSEDKLPEVTFWLMGSLARSGGYKNLALLFCVVMICLVPLFMLRYKLNTLSFGEEEARAMGLNVKFYNIIIIIASTLLTATCVSFCGIVGWVGLVIPHIMRFVVGANFITLFPASLLGGGLFLLIVDTASRSLMASEIPLGVITSLVGAPVFVYLLYKSKKGFA
- the sdhA gene encoding 8-methylmenaquinol:fumarate reductase flavoprotein subunit codes for the protein MSEKFTRREFLQSACISVGALATTAGATNIFAGELPKGNESGLPSVDVLIIGSGGAGLRAATAVRKQYPNSTVVVATKMMPSRNATCMAEGGINGVTDFSNGDSFKLHAYDTVKGAAYLADQDAVVKFCEAAGAVIHELDHNGMLFSRIDNGDVSRKDNGDVAFRFMGGASKKRCNYAADKTGHILMHACLDDAITAGVKFLMDHELLEIGLEDGKVEGVVLRNIQDGQIYPVLCKSLVIATGGYTRIFYNRTSVPFIATGDGIAAALKAGLGFEDPEMLQFHPTGVQNGGTLITEAARGEGGYLLNNKGERFMKNYHEKMELAPRDVVARAIETEIREGRGFGEGMSAYVLCDVRHLGKDTIMKKLPKIRHTAMLFQNIDLIEQPVPIRPTAHYSMGGIEVAKFDDMSTKIPGIYVGGEASCVSIHGANRLGGNSLTDAVVTGDLAGKGAGAYAQNAKFASGKKTSELAKMWQDKFKSIATGEGGVNDMYALREELGKNNWDLMGIFRTGAKLDQLSKNLEAIQAKYDTIKVPNQNPVMNTAFTDYVELGNLILLSRAACLAAQNRLESRGAHTREDYPKRDDVNFLKHSIVTLKDGKLELSYKDVVTGIFSLDGKKPE
- a CDS encoding class I SAM-dependent methyltransferase, translating into MQGLVDYQAILERVFSPTLQKVKGKDGSVNWDDYADMYNEMTGMEAASTLNLLSNLPITKDDSVLDVGCGPARLSVPLAKLAKSVSALDPFAKMLEYAKKNAKEAGAKNINFIQKDWSDEQSLKDLPKHDIVLASRSVGLFDIKKLCKFAKKYVVMTSFLMDYPSLKTFWQDFLKGIKDENEAGLSDRRFGYNFIFNIAYDMGANPNLKIIDTIFERDFASLEEAFSYFRFVGEIAPEKEEIYKRNVEKYLTKTNDGYKFKRETKSYLIWWDVREMKFE
- a CDS encoding ABC transporter ATP-binding protein yields the protein MKFEIKNLSCGYDKKVVIENFNANLQDGDIFCLLGSNGVGKTTTFKTILGFLKPLGGEILIDGKDALKMSEKERASFISYVPQAHTPPFAFSVFDVVMMSANARLGIFERPSKEDEKIALDALKTLNLESFKGGERQMVLIARALAQRSKVMLLDEPTANLDFGNHLKEIKKLAKQGYIIILTSRQPEQVFYLNAKVAMLGRDKNYIYGEASEVMNGENLKKIYGVDIRVVKNIIDEREHFSCVMVD